The Spirochaeta isovalerica genome includes a window with the following:
- a CDS encoding helix-turn-helix transcriptional regulator: MNNVSILILSESLTGQLLDEYFTGSSEYSSKLISLDHFQELEKNQDFSNTILLVDASSAGVIDCLENECGNKDLIPLFRSSALFNAVKNSNEEQLAIKCGFKGIFYFDEVIKNFKREIDYLIDGGIRVNKKLLFDIMHSTKLEEDKTYEEIQSEMLTNRENEILNEVRKGLTNKEIAYQMFISEATVKRHMSNIFEKIGIHDRRKVIKEFIGTKM; the protein is encoded by the coding sequence TTGAATAATGTATCGATACTAATACTTTCAGAATCCCTTACCGGGCAACTACTTGATGAATATTTTACTGGTAGCAGTGAATATTCTTCAAAACTGATTTCTTTGGATCATTTCCAAGAATTGGAAAAGAATCAGGATTTTTCAAATACCATTCTTCTGGTTGATGCTAGCTCAGCGGGAGTGATCGACTGTCTTGAGAATGAATGTGGTAACAAAGATCTGATTCCTTTATTCCGTTCATCTGCCTTATTCAATGCAGTAAAGAACAGTAATGAAGAACAATTGGCAATCAAATGTGGTTTTAAAGGCATTTTTTATTTTGATGAAGTTATAAAGAATTTTAAGCGAGAGATAGATTATTTGATTGATGGGGGTATTCGTGTTAATAAAAAGCTCCTTTTTGATATTATGCACTCAACCAAGCTCGAAGAAGACAAAACTTATGAAGAAATTCAAAGTGAAATGTTAACAAATAGAGAAAATGAAATTTTAAATGAAGTGAGAAAAGGACTTACTAATAAGGAAATTGCATATCAAATGTTTATTAGTGAAGCCACGGTTAAGCGTCATATGTCAAATATTTTTGAAAAGATAGGGATTCATGATAGGAGAAAGGTAATTAAAGAGTTCATAGGAACAAAGATGTAG